The following are encoded together in the Labrus mixtus chromosome 2, fLabMix1.1, whole genome shotgun sequence genome:
- the rrp36 gene encoding ribosomal RNA processing protein 36 homolog isoform X2, whose product MKGKEKQGQELAASKKTKIEASSSEEEDSDVERNFALLTKRGEEEEEEQNAEEDISDDDDDDDEGSDSGEDEEEEEEGSDVGEEEDEDSEASEEEEEEDEEPEAAGGSGEIETREDIKNELSNMSFEEIMKLQNKVGTKVYNEVAYGSSRRVENGKKKRLNKNRPMEISAKRPAPFLRQVVSVKKPMSRDPRFDDLSGEYKPEIFEKTYRFINDIKQGEKEIIQKTLKKTKSNTKAEKLQFLLKRMENQERARKSREEQRERELQFKREQRERANQGARPFFLKNSDKKKLQLAEKYQELKKSGKLENFLSKKRKRNAGKDRRKLPKQLQNQQTA is encoded by the exons ATGAAGGGCAAAGAGAAGCAGGGTCAGGAGCTGGCGGCCTCGAAGAAGACAAAGATTGAAGCGAGCAGCAGTGAGGAAGAGGACTCTGACGTGGAGAGGAACTTCGCCCTGCTCActaagagaggagaagaagaagaagaagagcagaacGCAGAGGAAGAcatcagtgatgatgatgatgatgatgatgaaggatCTGATAGtggtgaggatgaagaggaagaagaggagggatcAGATgttggagaggaagaggatgaagacaGTGAAGcctctgaggaggaagaggaggaggatgaagagccAGAGGCCGCTGGAGGAAGCGGCGAGATCGAAACAAGAGAGGACATAAAGAACG aaCTTTCCAACATGTCATTCGAGGAGATCATGAAGCTGCAGAACAAAGTGGGAACAAAGGTTTATAACGAGGTTGCGTACGGCAGCAGCAGGCGCGTCGAGAACGGAAAGAAGAAACGACTGAACAAGAACAG ACCCATGGAGATCTCAGCAAAGAGACCAGCTCCGTTCCTCCGTCAGGTCGTCTCCGTCAAGAAGCCT atgtcgAGGGATCCTCGATTTGATGACCTGTCAGGAGAATACAAACCTGAGATCTTTGAGAAGACGTACAGATTCATTAACGACATCAaacaaggagagaaagag atcATCCAGAAGACGCTGAAGAAGACGAAGAGCAACACGAAGGCGGAGAAGCTTCAGTTCCTCCTGAAGAGAATG GAAAACCAGGAGCGAGCGAGGAAGAGCCgcgaggagcagagagagagagagctgcagttcaagagggagcagagagaaCGAGCCAATCAGGGAGCTCGCCCGTTCTTCCTCAAGAACT ctgataagaagaagctgcagctggCGGAGAAATATcaggagctgaagaagagcgGAAAACTGGAGAACTTCCTgagcaagaagaggaagaggaacgCCGGGAAGGACCGCAGGAAGCTCCCCAAACAGCTGCAGAACCAGCAGACGGCGTGA